The Nitrospirota bacterium DNA segment AACCGGCTGGAGCATAGGGCGGCAGGTATTCGATCGTATGGTAGTAGAGGGTCGGCTGCGCATCGCGTTTGAGCGCCCCGCTCGTGAGCCAGTCGCGAAGCGTCGATGCCGCGCGAGTATATCGATTGTGAGTCGGACCGTCGCCCGGCTGATCGAGGCCGAGTTCCAGACGGATGATGTTCTGCGGATGGCGGTCGTACAGCGCCTGTTGTCCGGCTGCATCGATGATGTCGTACGGTGGCGCGACCACCTGTTTCACATCGCCAACAACCGTTGTATTGTACCTGGTGCCGTGAAACGGGATGATCGTCGACATGGCGAAGTCCTCTACTCCGTAAGTGGTTGAAGCCGTTGCGGCGCAGCGGCCAGAAGATATGGCGCCGTTCACGCTCCGCGGTGCCTCCCAATGCCTCATGGCGTGGGAACGCGGGAGGAACGGCTATCGATCGCGGGTAACCATGTAGTCGGCGGCCACCGAAAGGGCTCGCTTGGCCGTACTGTCTTCGAACTGACTGAGTTCTTGTTGAGCCGAGGCCACGTAGGTTTGTGCGCGATCCATGGCATGGGTAATCGAGCCGAACTCTTCCATGAGGCGAATCAGCCGCCCGAGGTCTCCCTCCGTCAGCGTCCTGGTTTCCATGCGGTCGATGATCATCTGCCGGTCCTGCTCGGAGCAATGATGCAGCAGATGGAGCAGCGGCAACGTGGCCTTGCCCTGGCGGAGGTCCTGTCCCAGCGTTTTGCCCAACCGTTCGCCGTTGGCCGTGTAGTCGAGCGTATCGTCGGCGACTTGAAATGCCATCCCGAGATATTGACCAAACCGGAAGAGCGCATCCTGCTGGGCCTCTGTGGCGTCGGCGAGAATAGCGCCCATGCGGCAGGAGGCGGCAATCAGGCCGGCCGTCTTGTGTTCGACCACTTTGAGATATTCCAATTCCGGCATGGCGGGGTTGCCATTGTAATAGAGCTGCAGCACTTCGCCTTCCGCCATCTTTTTGCAGGCCTCGGCGAGCACTTCGTTGATCCCCTGGCTCCGGAAGTCGACGATCTGGCAGATGGCCTTGGAATAGAGGTAGTCGCCGACGAGGATGCTGATTTGGTTGCCCCAGATTTTCCGGGCGGTTCGCTGGCCCCGGCGGATATCCGCGTCGTCGACCACATCGTCGTGGAGCAGGGTCGCGGTATGAATGAACTCCACCAGACTGCCGAGCTGATGATGGTCGCGGCCGGTATAGCCGCAGAGACGGGCAGAGAGGAGGAGTAAGAGCGGTCTGATTCGTTTTCCGCCGCTGTTGAGGATATGGGCGGCAACGGTATTGACGAGTGCAACACTGGAGTCGAGGTTCGTTCGGACCTGGCGCTCCACACTGTCCAGTTCATCGCGGTACGCCTCCCAGACGTCCGCCATGTTGTTGATACTGGAGGTGATTGGGCCTTGGGGCATGCGGCGGATGGTAGGGCAGAGGGGGAAACAAAGTCAAGCCAATCACCCCTTTGGGGGGCACGTAGAGATGGAGCAACGGCGGGAGGAGGAATCTTGACAGAAGAATCGTCCTTCTATTAAGGTGAGCGCTGTTGAGATGAACGGAATAAGCCTTGTGAGTGACGGGGTTATCCATCCCGATTGCCTCTCTGGTGTAGCCTCCGTCTAAGACTCTAACCGCCTACCTTTTTAACGAGATACGAACGATGAGCATCCCCGGGCTTCCACCGAAGCAAGGCCTCTACGACCCTGAACAGGAGAAGGACTCCTGTGGCGTCGGCTTTGTCGTCAACATCAAGGGCGAAAAATCCCATACGATTGTGCAGCAGGGGCTGCAGATTCTCGTGAACCTCAGCCATCGGGGGGCGCAAGGCTGCGATCCCTGTACGGGGGATGGCGCAGGGATCCTGCTCCAAGTTCCGCACGAATTTCTCCAGCGTGTCACCGGCGATGTGGGGGTCACGTTACCCAATGCCGGGGAATATGGCGTGGGGATGGTGTTTCTTCCGCCTCAGGTCGATGCGCGGCAACAATGTGAAGCGCTCGTCAGTACAATTATCGGCGAGGAGGGAGCCCGGCTCCTCGGGTGGCGCGATGTGCCGGTCAAGAGCGATGCGATCGGCCCCGTGGCCCGCAGCACCGAGCCGTTTATGCGGCAGGTCTTCATTGCCCGCGATGTTCTCAACGAAGGGCAGTTTGAACGGAAGCTCTATGTCATTCGCAAGCGGGTAGAAAAGGCCGTTCGTGAATCGGCGATTCAGGGGCGCGACTACTTCTACATCTCGAGCCTGTCGGCGAACACCATTGTGTACAAGGGCCTGCTGCTTCCCGAGCAGATGTCGGACTATTACCAGGACTTGAAGGATGAGCGCCTGACGAGCGCGCTGGCCCTCGTCCATTCCCGCTTCAGCACGAATACGTTCCCCACCTGGCCCCTGGCCCATCCCTATCGCTATATTTGCCATAACGGCGAGATCAATACGCTCAAGGGCAACGTGAATTGGATGCGCGCTCGGCAAGGCCGGCTCAACTCTGAATTGTTCGGCGAGGATCTGGCCAAGCTCTACCCGATCGTCTCCGAGCAGCAGAGCGACTCCGCTTGTTTGGACAATGCCGTGGAATTCCTGACCATGGGTGGCCGGTCTCTCCCGCACGTGATGATGATGTTGATTCCCGAACCCTGGGTGGCGAATCCGCAAATGGATCTCGACCGGCGCGGATTCTACGAGTATCACGCGGCGATGCAGGAGCCCTGGGACGGTCCGGCGGCAGTCTGTTTCACCGACGGGAAATTCATCGGCGCGACGCTCGATCGCAACGGCCTGCGTCCCTGCCGCTATCAAGTGACGACGGACGGCCTGGTGATCTTGGCGTCGGAAGCCGGTGTATTGCCGATGGATCCTCAGAAGATCCGGCAGAAGGGGCGCCTCATGCCGGGCCGGATGTTCATGGTGGATACGGTGAAGGGGCGCATCATCGATGACGAGGAAGTGAAGGCCGAGATCGTCAGCCGCAAGCCCTACCGGTCCTGGGTCACGCAGTATCGGATTTCGCTCGACGAGTTGCCCGATCCCAGCAATGTGCCGCAGCCGGATCACCCGACGATCCGCCAGCGTCAGCAGGCCTTCGGCTACACGGTCGAAGAGTTGAAGATGGTCATCACCCCCATGGTGGTGGAGGGGCAGGAAGCCACCTCGTCGATGGGCACGGATACGCCGTTGGCGGTGCTCTCCGAGCGGCCGCAATTGCTCTTCAAGTATTTCAAGCAGCTGTTCGCCCAGGTCACGAATCCACCGATCGACCCGATCCGTGAAGAACTGGTCATGTCGCTGACCACCAGCATCGGGCCTAAGCCGAACTTGATGGATGAAAATCCGGAGTCCTGCCGCCGCATCCGGGTCAAACAGCCGATTCTGACCAACGCCGAGCTCCAGAAGATTCGCGAGATCGCCGATCCGCATTTTAAGAGTAAAACGCTGAAGATGCTGTTCAGGGTGGCTGAGGGGCCTGAGGGACTCGGAGCTGCCGTCGACGAGCTCTGCCGACAGGCCTCCCAGGCGATTAAAGAAGGCTACAAATTTCTGATTCTGAGCGATCGCGGGGTCAACGAAGAATGGGCGCCGATTCCGAGCCTCCTGGGCATCGCCTCCGTCCACCATCACCTGGTGCGCGACTGCACGAGGACCGAAGTCGGCCTCATTGTGGAAACCGGCGAGCCCCGCGATGTGCACCATTTCGCCTGTTTGATCGGCTATGGAGCCGGGACGGTGAATCCCTATCTCCTGTTCGAATCGATTGTGGACCTGGAGCGCGATGGCTACTTCCCCGAGGGGTTGGATGCGCAGACCGCGGAAGGCAAGTTCATCAAAGCGATTAATAAAGGTCTGCTCAAGATCTTCTCGAAGATGGGCATCTCGACGGTGCAATCCTACTGCGGCGCGCAGATTTTCGAGGCCATCGGATTGAATCACGACCTCATTGGCCGCTACTTCACCGGTACGCCCTCGCGAGTGGAGGGGATCGGCATCCGCGAGGTCGGCGACGAAACATTGCGGCGGCATCGTTTGGCCTATGAACCGGCGCCGATCCGACAGTTGGATTTCGGCGGGGAAATTCACTATCGCGTCCAGGGTGAGCATCACAACTGGAATCCTGACACGATTTATAAGCTGCAGCATGCGACGAGGAGCAACGATCCGAAGACCTTCGCCGAGTTTTCTCAGCTCGTGAACGATGAGAGCAAGCGGCGTTCGAACTTGCGCGGGCTGCTCGAATTCAAGTTCCTGCCCGAGCCGATTCCGGTCGAGGAAGTGGAATCGGCAAAAGAGATCGTCAAGCGATTCACGACCGGCGCGATGTCCTTCGGCTCGATCAGCAAGGAAGCACACGAGACGCTGGCCATTGCGATGAACCGTCTGGGCGCGAAGAGCAACACCGGCGAAGGCGGCGAAGATCCCGAGCGATTCAAGCCGATGCCCAACGGGGATTCGAAGAACAGCTATATCAAGCAGGTGGCGTCCGCGCGATTCGGCGTGACGAGTCATTATCTGGTCAATGCGAAAGAACTCCAGATCAAGATGGCGCAGGGGGCCAAGCCGGGCGAGGGCGGACAGTTGCCGGGGCACAAAGTCGATGAGAACATTGCGAAGTTCCGTTATGCCACGCCTGGCGTGCAGCTCATTTCGCCGCCGCCGCACCACGACATCTATTCCATCGAGGATCTGGCGCAGCTCATTTTCGATTTGAAGAATTCCAATCCGGACGCAGCGGTGTCCGTGAAGCTTGTGTCGGAAGTGGGCGTCGGGACCATTGCGGCCGGGGTCGCCAAGGCCCATGCGGACAAGGTGCTCATCAGCGGCGATTCCGGCGGCACCGGTGCGTCGCCGCTCTCGTCCATCAAGTATGCGGGAGTGCCGTGGGAACTGGGCCTGGCCGAAACGCATCAGACCCTCGTGCTCAACGATCTCCGTGGCCGCATCCGGGTGGAGACCGACGGGCAAATGAAGACCGGACGGGACGTGGCGATCGCTACCCTGTTGGGCGCCGAGGAGTTCGGGTTTGCCACCGCGCCCTTGATCGTCGAGGGCTGCATCATGATGCGGAAATGCCACCTCAATACCTGTCCCGTCGGCATTGCGACTCAGGATCCGGCCCTGCGAAAGAAGTTTGCCGGGCAGCCTGAACATATCGTCAATTTCTTCTTCTTCATCGCCGAAGAACTGCGACAGATCATGGCCAAGCTGGGCTTCCGGACCATCAACGAGATGGTCGGGCGTGTCGATAAATTGAAGGTCCACAAGGCCGTCGACCATTGGAAGGCCAAGGGGCTCGATCTGACCCCTCTCTTGCAGGCTCCCAATGTGGGGCCGGAGGTTGCACGCTACTGTGTGCAGAAGCAGGATCACGGTCTTGCGGGCGTGCTCGACAACAAACTGATCGAGCTCTGTAAGCCAGCGCTGGAGAAGAAAGAGAAAGTTACACTCGAGCTACCGATTCGTAATGTGAATCGCACGGTCGGAACGATGCTCTCCAGCCGCGTGGCGAAACGATACGGGCTTGAGGGCCTGCCGGAAGATACCATCACGATCAAGTTCACGGGGTCTGCCGGGCAGTCGTTCGGCGCGTTCCTGTCTCGCGGGATCACGCTCATCCTCGAAGGCGAGTCCAACGACTATCTGGGTAAGGGACTCTCCGGCGGAAAGATTATTGTCTTTCCCCCGAAGCAGGCGCTGTATGTGCCGGAGGAAACGATCCTCATCGGCAATACCTCGCTCTACGGCGGGACACAGGGCGAAGCCTATTGTTACGGCATGGCGGGCGAGCGGTTTGCGGTGCGGAACAGCGGCGTCAGGGCGGTGGTCGAAGGGACCGGCGATCACGGCTGCGAGTATATGACCGGCGGGGTGGTCGTGGTCTTGGGCCGGACGGGACGCAACTTTGCGGCCGGCATGTCGGGCGGCGTGGCTTTCGTGCTGAACGAACTCGACAAGTTTCAGTCCCGCTGCAACCTCGGCATGGTGGAATTAGAGAAGGTCACGACGGCGGAAGACAAGAAGACGCTGCATGAGATGATCACGTCGCACTTTATGCATACCGGCAGCCGGAACGCGAAGCGTATTCTGGATAGCTGGGAAGCGATGCTGCCGAAGTTCGAGAAGGTGATGCCGGTCGATTACAAGCGAGTCTTGGAAGAGCGCAAGAAGAAAGCCGCCTCGATCAAGTAAGGGAACGGGGATACAGGGGTAAAGGGATAGCGGAGAGGATCAACTCTCTGCGGTTTGGTCGAAAGCTGAGTGCTGATAACCGAGAGCTGAAAGCGATAAGAAATGGGTGATCCAAAAGGTTTCATGAAATATGCCCGCGAGGGGCCCAAGCGGAAACCGGTCGAGCTGCGCGTGCTCGAGTGGAAGGAAATGTACGAGCCGCTCGCCGAGGAGAAGCTCAAGACGCAAGGCGCGCGTTGCATGGATTGCGGCGTCCCCTTCTGTCAGGGGTCGACCGGCTGTCCAGTCGTGAATCTGATTCCTGAGTGGAACGATCTCGTCTATCGTGGCCGCTGGAAAGACGCGCTCAAGGCGCTCCATACGACGAACAATTTCCCCGAGTTCACCGGCCGCCTCTGCCCGGCGCCCTGTGAAGGGGCCTGCGTGCTCGGCATCAACGAAGATCCGGTCTCGATCAGGATTCTCGAGTGGAACATCATCGACCGTGGCTTCAATGAGGGCTACGTCGAACCGGTTCTTCCCGTGGTGCAGACGGGCAAGACGGTGGCGATTGTCGGGTCAGGTCCGGCTGGTATGGCCGCGGCGCAGCAGCTCGCGCGCGCCGGCCATCGCGTCACACTCTTCGAGAAGTCCGATCGTATCGGCGGCCTGCTGCGCTACGGCATCCCCGATTTTAAAATGGAAAAGTGGGTCATCGACCGTCGGCTGGATCAGATGAAGGCCGAGGGGGTCGAGTTCAAGACCGGCGTGACCATCGGGAAAGATATCACGGGTGAGCAGTTGCGGAAGCAGTTCGACGCCGTCGGCCTCACCATGGGTGCAGAGCAGGCCCGCGAGTTACCGATTCCTGGCCGCGAACTCAAGGGTGTGCATCTCGCGATGGAGTTTTTGACCCAGCAGAACAGACGCACGTCGGGCCTTCCCATTACGGATGAGCCGATCTCGGCGAAGGGCAAGCGCGTCATTATCATTGGCGGCGGCGATACCGGCTCGGACTGTCTCGGGACTGCCCATCGGCAGGGTTGCGCCGAAGCCCATCAGTTTGAAGTGCTGCCGGAGCCTCCTCCAACCCGCGCGGGCTCGACCCCCTGGCCGCTCTGGCCGATGCAGCTTCGCACGTCGCATGCGCATGAAGAGGGCTGCGACCGGCAATGGAGCATCTCGACCACCAAGTTCACCGGCGAAAATGGCCAGGTGACGAAGCTGCACGGTAATCGCGTGAAGTTCGAGAACGGCAAGTTCACGCCGATTCCCGACAGCGACTTCACGATGGATGCGGATTTGATTCTCCTGGCGATGGGCTTCACCGGCCCGGTGAAGAACGGCCTGCTCGACAGCCTGGGCGTGAAGTACGACGCACGCGGTGCAGTGTCGGTGGACGAAGGCTTCATGACCAACCTCGACGGCGTCTTTGCCGGCGGCGATACCAAGCGCGGGGCCTCGCTCATCGTCTGGGCGATAGCCGAAGGGCGCAAGATGGCGGCAGGCATGGACAAGTATCTGCAAGCCGGCAAGTCTGCCAAAACAGGCCGCTGAAACGGCCTTCAACTGCGTTCTCGCTTCTCTTAAACCCTCAACGTACTTAAAACAGTACGCCTCGGGCTTTCGCTCGCTGCGGCCTTGTTGGAAGACCGTTTTGAGCGGCTTAAAATTAATTCAGCCTACGGGTATGAGTTGACAGCCAATTCGAACGCAAAGTAGCCTCCTCGATGTTGCAATATTCATATCCCTCTTAACCTAGGATCAGAAGAATCGGTTATGGCAGAGCAAAACATTATTTCTGATCTAGCTTCACTTGAGAAAGCCATTTTGCTGATGGAGTCAAAGTTCAGCAGTACACCAGATTTCTGGTGGCGAGGTCACTCTTTGCTGGAGTGGGATCTGGTCCCAAGCGTCTATAGGTTGGGACGAGATGTCGACGAGCATAACTACGCATGGACATTTCTCCAGTATGCGCCATCTAGGTATGAACGATGCCCGGCAGAAAAGAATTGGGCTGCATGGCTATTTCTTATGCAGCACTACGGTGTACCGACCAGACTATTGGATTGGACTAAATCTGCCCTGATAGGTCTTTATTTCGCGGTTGCAGACCCTCAACATGATGAAAAGCCAGGAGCTCTATGGGGGTTGCAGCCGAGTCTTTTGAATAAATTCCAAGCTTCTATAGATGGTCTAATTCCGGTTGACGATGATCGCGTTAGGAGACTAGCCGAGGACGCTTTTGCCCACATGATGCCGAAAAAGTCGCAGCAAATAATTGCTGTTCCTACTCAGCAACGCGACGTGAGGCATCTGGTGCAGGAGTCAATGTTTACGTTGCATGGAAGTAGTCAGCCATTAAACAAGTTTGAGATCAGTAAAGAATATCTTGTTTATTGGGAAATCCCGTCCTCTTCAAAGAGTCGATTGAGATACACTTTAGACAGGATGGGGATGAACGGTGCAAACCTGTTCCCTGATCTTGAAAACCTAGCTCGCCACGTTGGCTCCCTGGAATTCCGAAAACCCGATGTTTGAGTGAAGAGGGGACTGTCCTCTAGGTTCTACCTGTAATGGCGTGCTTGGATTGAAGGTTGTTTATCCATAGAGGTATTTATAATGATGACGCAACAAACTTATCCCCGAAGTCCCAAAGCCCTGCTCGGTGGCATTGCCCACTTGGGGCGGTTTATCGACAAGATTCGTCTGCGGCATGCAGGCTAGATTCAGGACTACAACTACATCACTGCGGGTTCGATAAGTATCTGGTCGATTTTCTACAGATCGAAGAAGATAAAAGTTCCAGGAACCATTGACCGGATCGTTGCCCGATTAGACTTCAAGGAAGCGCGATGACCAAGGTGTTCCTCTATTGTGATGAGTCTGGTGCAAAAGGTTACGCCAACCAGGACGAAACCTACCCTGGAGAGGTCGGAGTCTTCGCTGGAATCATGATTCCAGAGGAATGCATTGCCACCGTGAAGAGCACCTTTGACCAGCTTGCAGCACGCTACATGCCGACTTCTGGAAAACTTCATATCGCTGATCTTTTGACTGAACAGCAAGGGCGTATACGAAATGAATTGTTTGCAGAGATAAGACGCACCAAGTTCCCATGCTTCTGGTACGCCATTCACGTTGCGGGATTACATGCACATCACTCGGCTCAGACTGCATTGTTGAAGCGGAGCGCAGAGGAGTTCCATCTTGCGCGCGGAGGAAACGATCCACGGATCAAGCGAGGTAGTTCGCGTGAAGAACCCGCCTCCATGCATGTAGAGCTTTTTTCTGGTCTTTACTCGCATCTCGTCGCGTTCTTGGTGGAGCGTGGTCAGGAAGGCGTAGACGTCGAAATTCAAACAGATCATGTGGATACGCCGATCATGAAACGCTTTAAGGAAGTTGCAAGCGATCTGCTAAATAACGATCCACGGGTGTCGACACCTACAGGCTTTGATACCGTTGAGAAAAAAGTTGTGGGTGGTTCAGTCACGTGTTCGGTTCAATGGCCGCCAGAGCTTGACTTTTCGCCTGTAGTGAAGAGTTTGTCTATCGGGACGGTACCTCAGAGCGATGGCCTAGTGCTTGCCGCGGATGTGTTGGCTAATAGCTTGAACCATCTATTCAAGATTAGAGGCCCAGGCACTTTATACACTCCATTGAACTGCAGAGACGCGGTTGCTAATCATCCGCTCGCAGAGTATCTCAACGCATTCAGGAGTTGGGGCTCTGGTGATCTCATTGGCGACAGAATCTACCAGCATCCGAAAGCTGGTGCTTGAGCTTCTATTTTTGAACCAGTTACCGTTGTACTTCGCTTGTGAATCGGCGATGCTTATGAGCAGAAAAAGGTTCCAGTGAGCAGAAAAAGGTTCCAGGAACCATTGATTTGCCATTTGATCGGTGACCTGCGGCAACGCGGCCTCTGGTAATGAAATAACATCCAACCATCCAATTCTGAGACTGCTTCGAGGCGGACGCTGTAAAGAGGCGTTTGAGTGACAATGAAATCATGAGAGCGAATGCCGCTAACTCCTTCTCGATAGCGTGGTTATTGTTAGCACTCTTGTCGGTAGTGGCTGCTTGTAGTGATTCGATAGCATCCTGGAATCCTGAGGACAAGAGGAATATTCAGCATTTTTTTGCATCTCAGGCGGCCGATTTGGCTGCGGTGCAGTTATCGAACTCGGGTGCATCCTATTCAATCATGTCCGGGATCGTCAAAGAGTGGGGTCGTTGCTTGACTTTGCATCTGGTTGAGCAGGGAAAACAAAGTAATCAGGCTTCTGTATCTCTCGTGGAGAAAGCAAAGGTGTCAGCCTCAGTTGTTTCTGCCGCGCACCTGCTCGAAAGCGGCTCTGACGTTCGACCCTTTCAGGAGTTGTTGGGGCATCGTGATGTCAAGCCGACGATGATCTCCATGCATGTGCTCAACCGAGATCCAGGGGGCGTTCGCAGTCCGCTGGATGGATGGTGAACTCCCTTTCGGAGGTGGTGTTATGCGGACCGGCCTAAACATTGTTAGGCAACTCAATCTTCGAGGAGTAAATATGCGAATTATCATTGCTGCACTTATCTCACTGGCACTGTCTGGGTGCGCAACAAATTCAGGCATCGTTGATCTCGGTGGAGGCAACTACGTCTATGCAAAAGAGGATGCATGGGCTTACAACGGAAACGCAACGAAAGTAGAAATTTTAAAAGAGGCCGCCGCATTCTGTACGAAGCAAGGAATGCAAATGTCAGTACAAAGCTCGGATGCGAAACCTTATATGCCTTACTCTTCGTTCGCCGGTGCTGAAGTTCAATTCAGCTGCAAGTGATTCATTTGCCTAACCCTTCGGGCAACCGAACCTGCCTCCGGCAGGCCGGTTACCGCCAACGCTAAACCCGCAAATGTGTACGTAAGACTGGCGCTCGGCAAAGAATAGGTTCATGCAAAGAAAAGAATTTACGAACCGTTGATTGCTCCGAGCGCTGGCATGCTGTCCGCGACCTCACCGGAAGAACGGGGACCCACCGAGGCGCGGCTAGCGCGCTTGATTCATGGGGGCTCGTTACGAAACTGTGGAGACGCCGAGCGAGACGGGCGCGCGGAGCCCCGAGAGGCCGAGGCGTACTCGAAGCAGTACGTTGAGGTCGGGAGGGGCGAGCCCGCCCGCCAGTATGTATACTATGAGCATACTGGCTTGTCGTAGCGGCGTGTCTGCAGTTGCAGTAGAGCTCTCATGAATCATGCGCGCTGGGAAAGCTGGAACTGACTGAGGTACTGCGGTCATCGACCGCAGCCGAAGGAATTCCAGAAGGCTTCCGCTCTGCCAAGCCCGCGAGGGTCGTTCTGGGAGGTGGGGAGCAGCGGCAGCATGTCAGCGCTCGTCATTTTACGGCAGACCGTTTCTGTACATTTCTTTCGCTGATGTGTATGGTTTGTTGTGTAGCAACAGGCGGAAACTTGTATGCGATCCAGCATCGACATCAATAAGACTCTCTTGCTGAAGGCTCTGAAAGTCACCGGCCTTAGTACCAAAGGGGCAGTTGTTGCAGAAGGTCTTCGTCTGCTTATCAAAGTGAACGGGCAGGGAAGAATTCGTCGGCTTCGAGGGAAGATCGACTTTGTAGGACATGTGTTAAACGCAAGAATGGAGGATCGAGTTCAATGAGTGCTCAAACCTATCCCCGTAGTCCCAAAGCCCTGCTCGGTGGCATTGCCCACTTGGGGCGGTTGATCGATAAGGTTCGTCTGCGGCATGCAGGCAAGATTCAGGACTACAACTACATCACCGCCGGGTTCGATAAGTACCTGGTCGATTTTCTGGCGATCGATCCGAAGGCCTTTGAGCAACAAGTATTGGCCGGTGGGACGGATGAGCAATTGCTCGCCTGGGTTGTGGCGAACGGCAAGCCGCATTCGCACGAGGAGATCGCCCAGTGGTCGCAGGGGCTGCTCTCGTCCGGTCCAAAAGATGACGCCACTCGTGCCAGGCTTCAGGTTCGGCTGGATGATGTTGCCAAGAAGCGTGGCGTCGCAGTCAGCTCGCTCCCTCCTGCCTCAACATGGGTGGATGCAATCGAACTCGACGAAGGGCGATTGTAGGCTGTTGAAAAAGTCCGCCAGCATCGTTCTCGCATCGTTCAGATCCTCAACGGGGACCCGGCCGCCTCACCACTCGGCGGCGCGCACAGACTTGGTGCTCCTTATTCGTCGCACCGTGCGCCCCTGAGGGTACGCCTCCGGTCTTCACTCGCTGCGGCCTTGCTGAACGGCCTTTTTGAACAGCCTAGGTGTAGGCTCTCAAATTCGCAGGCTGATTCATCTAGCGTTGAGGGGGTGAAAGCCTTGCCTTACCGTCATCTCACTCGGCTGTTTTCGTTGAGGCGGGATGGAGGATAATGCAGCCAGACTGCCTCATTTTTTGTGCGGATTTGTTTTGTGACAGGGATGACCTTCTAGTTTATTGAGAAAATCGCACCGATTTGTAGGATAACCGTGGCATCGGCCTTGCTTTAGTTGCGCCAACGGGATGGCTACCATCCCATTATTTGAACTACACCCAGGGAGGATTCGCATGACCAGAACAGTAGCTTCGTTGACGGCTGCCGCCGTGTTGTACGCCTTTACCGGTGCCTTGGCCCAAGCGCCTGAAGCGGTTCCAGCTCCGGCAGCTCCGGCGCCTGCAGTCTCGGCTCCGGCAGCCGCTCCTGCTCCAGCGATGGAAGCGCCCAAGGGCGAGGGAGAGAAAGAGAAGCATGGCAAGAGCAAAAAGCACCGGAAAGATGGCGAGCATAAGAAGGGTGGAAAGCACAAAGAGAAGCACGCCGACAAGGACAAGCACGAAGATGGCGACAAGGGCGAGAAGCACTAAGCGATAGCTTCATTCGGGCAGAATAGGTTGAAAACGAGGCGGTCGGTCCATCAGGGCCGGCCGCCTTCGTATTTTTAGGCAGGTGAGGGAGATTGCGAGGAAACGACTTCGGCCTTCAATTCCGAACATCGAACTTCGGATCACGTCTTTCTCGTGCTTCGCGTTTCACGAGATGCGGGCCTTCCGCCATCGAAAGGGTTTCTATGTCAGAAAAGACTAGCAGGTTGTGGAAGAACGATACATGCAGGCTACTAGGTCAGTGATGTTCACGTCTGAAACAATAGGAGGCAATTGTGCAGGATGCTCAAAAAGTCCGTTCAGCAAGGCCGCAGCAAGTGAAGACCGGAGGCGTACCCTCAGGGGTACGTTGAGGATCTGAACGATACGAGAACGACGCTGACGGATTTTTTCAGCATCCGTTACGAGCTGACGGCGCTCAAGGTCGATATCGCGTAATCGGAATGGGCGGCTATTTCTATTGAGGGAAGGGTTTCAACAAGATCGGTGACTCGTTCACGGTCTCCGTGACTGTACCGGAGAAACTCCACTCCGAAGTGTC contains these protein-coding regions:
- a CDS encoding polyprenyl synthetase family protein, with translation MADVWEAYRDELDSVERQVRTNLDSSVALVNTVAAHILNSGGKRIRPLLLLLSARLCGYTGRDHHQLGSLVEFIHTATLLHDDVVDDADIRRGQRTARKIWGNQISILVGDYLYSKAICQIVDFRSQGINEVLAEACKKMAEGEVLQLYYNGNPAMPELEYLKVVEHKTAGLIAASCRMGAILADATEAQQDALFRFGQYLGMAFQVADDTLDYTANGERLGKTLGQDLRQGKATLPLLHLLHHCSEQDRQMIIDRMETRTLTEGDLGRLIRLMEEFGSITHAMDRAQTYVASAQQELSQFEDSTAKRALSVAADYMVTRDR
- the gltB gene encoding glutamate synthase large subunit; the encoded protein is MSIPGLPPKQGLYDPEQEKDSCGVGFVVNIKGEKSHTIVQQGLQILVNLSHRGAQGCDPCTGDGAGILLQVPHEFLQRVTGDVGVTLPNAGEYGVGMVFLPPQVDARQQCEALVSTIIGEEGARLLGWRDVPVKSDAIGPVARSTEPFMRQVFIARDVLNEGQFERKLYVIRKRVEKAVRESAIQGRDYFYISSLSANTIVYKGLLLPEQMSDYYQDLKDERLTSALALVHSRFSTNTFPTWPLAHPYRYICHNGEINTLKGNVNWMRARQGRLNSELFGEDLAKLYPIVSEQQSDSACLDNAVEFLTMGGRSLPHVMMMLIPEPWVANPQMDLDRRGFYEYHAAMQEPWDGPAAVCFTDGKFIGATLDRNGLRPCRYQVTTDGLVILASEAGVLPMDPQKIRQKGRLMPGRMFMVDTVKGRIIDDEEVKAEIVSRKPYRSWVTQYRISLDELPDPSNVPQPDHPTIRQRQQAFGYTVEELKMVITPMVVEGQEATSSMGTDTPLAVLSERPQLLFKYFKQLFAQVTNPPIDPIREELVMSLTTSIGPKPNLMDENPESCRRIRVKQPILTNAELQKIREIADPHFKSKTLKMLFRVAEGPEGLGAAVDELCRQASQAIKEGYKFLILSDRGVNEEWAPIPSLLGIASVHHHLVRDCTRTEVGLIVETGEPRDVHHFACLIGYGAGTVNPYLLFESIVDLERDGYFPEGLDAQTAEGKFIKAINKGLLKIFSKMGISTVQSYCGAQIFEAIGLNHDLIGRYFTGTPSRVEGIGIREVGDETLRRHRLAYEPAPIRQLDFGGEIHYRVQGEHHNWNPDTIYKLQHATRSNDPKTFAEFSQLVNDESKRRSNLRGLLEFKFLPEPIPVEEVESAKEIVKRFTTGAMSFGSISKEAHETLAIAMNRLGAKSNTGEGGEDPERFKPMPNGDSKNSYIKQVASARFGVTSHYLVNAKELQIKMAQGAKPGEGGQLPGHKVDENIAKFRYATPGVQLISPPPHHDIYSIEDLAQLIFDLKNSNPDAAVSVKLVSEVGVGTIAAGVAKAHADKVLISGDSGGTGASPLSSIKYAGVPWELGLAETHQTLVLNDLRGRIRVETDGQMKTGRDVAIATLLGAEEFGFATAPLIVEGCIMMRKCHLNTCPVGIATQDPALRKKFAGQPEHIVNFFFFIAEELRQIMAKLGFRTINEMVGRVDKLKVHKAVDHWKAKGLDLTPLLQAPNVGPEVARYCVQKQDHGLAGVLDNKLIELCKPALEKKEKVTLELPIRNVNRTVGTMLSSRVAKRYGLEGLPEDTITIKFTGSAGQSFGAFLSRGITLILEGESNDYLGKGLSGGKIIVFPPKQALYVPEETILIGNTSLYGGTQGEAYCYGMAGERFAVRNSGVRAVVEGTGDHGCEYMTGGVVVVLGRTGRNFAAGMSGGVAFVLNELDKFQSRCNLGMVELEKVTTAEDKKTLHEMITSHFMHTGSRNAKRILDSWEAMLPKFEKVMPVDYKRVLEERKKKAASIK
- a CDS encoding glutamate synthase subunit beta: MGDPKGFMKYAREGPKRKPVELRVLEWKEMYEPLAEEKLKTQGARCMDCGVPFCQGSTGCPVVNLIPEWNDLVYRGRWKDALKALHTTNNFPEFTGRLCPAPCEGACVLGINEDPVSIRILEWNIIDRGFNEGYVEPVLPVVQTGKTVAIVGSGPAGMAAAQQLARAGHRVTLFEKSDRIGGLLRYGIPDFKMEKWVIDRRLDQMKAEGVEFKTGVTIGKDITGEQLRKQFDAVGLTMGAEQARELPIPGRELKGVHLAMEFLTQQNRRTSGLPITDEPISAKGKRVIIIGGGDTGSDCLGTAHRQGCAEAHQFEVLPEPPPTRAGSTPWPLWPMQLRTSHAHEEGCDRQWSISTTKFTGENGQVTKLHGNRVKFENGKFTPIPDSDFTMDADLILLAMGFTGPVKNGLLDSLGVKYDARGAVSVDEGFMTNLDGVFAGGDTKRGASLIVWAIAEGRKMAAGMDKYLQAGKSAKTGR